The following proteins come from a genomic window of Synechococcus sp. BIOS-E4-1:
- a CDS encoding Nif11-like leader peptide family natural product precursor, protein MSAFVHALEHSASLRRQLHGCSDDAEIVSLARSLDFAINRADLIEDHQASTLESWFSRSALGIRPPGSTD, encoded by the coding sequence TTGAGCGCCTTTGTTCATGCGCTCGAACACAGTGCATCGCTCAGACGACAACTGCATGGATGTTCAGATGACGCTGAGATTGTTTCCCTGGCAAGAAGTCTCGACTTCGCCATCAATCGTGCCGATCTGATCGAGGATCATCAGGCATCGACCCTGGAGAGCTGGTTCAGCCGCAGTGCCCTGGGAATCCGACCGCCCGGCAGCACAGACTGA
- a CDS encoding c-type cytochrome produces the protein MPNPASALALILSICLSFGAALPVRAIAEPDLSHGAQLFSSNCAACHMGGGNVIRASRTLSQTDLQAYLDSYSQHPIEAIEHQIENGKNAMPSYEGKLSLTDIDDVAAFVENQAEKGWSR, from the coding sequence ATGCCAAACCCTGCTTCTGCACTGGCACTGATCCTCAGCATCTGCCTGAGTTTCGGGGCGGCTCTGCCTGTCAGAGCAATCGCTGAACCAGACCTGTCCCATGGCGCCCAGCTGTTCTCCAGCAACTGTGCTGCTTGTCATATGGGTGGCGGCAATGTCATCCGCGCCAGTCGCACGCTCAGTCAGACCGACCTGCAGGCCTATCTCGACTCCTACAGCCAGCATCCGATTGAAGCCATCGAACACCAGATCGAGAACGGTAAAAATGCGATGCCTTCCTACGAAGGAAAACTGAGTCTTACGGACATCGATGATGTGGCTGCATTCGTGGAGAATCAGGCCGAAAAGGGTTGGTCACGATGA
- the petE gene encoding plastocyanin translates to MLKSLKSIFYTALAFVLACTVGVASASAATVEVKLGADSGMLAFEPSSVTIKAGDTVKFVNNKMAPHNAVFEGHDEYSHADLAFSPGESWEETFSEAGTYDFYCEPHRGAGMVGQVIVE, encoded by the coding sequence ATGCTGAAGAGCCTTAAATCGATTTTCTACACCGCACTCGCCTTTGTGCTGGCCTGCACAGTGGGTGTCGCATCTGCCAGCGCAGCCACCGTTGAGGTGAAGCTTGGTGCTGATTCCGGAATGCTGGCTTTCGAGCCCAGCTCCGTCACGATCAAAGCGGGTGACACCGTCAAGTTCGTCAACAACAAGATGGCCCCTCACAATGCCGTCTTTGAAGGTCACGACGAATACAGCCACGCCGACCTGGCCTTCTCCCCCGGCGAATCCTGGGAGGAAACCTTCAGTGAAGCCGGTACCTACGACTTCTACTGCGAGCCCCACCGTGGCGCAGGCATGGTTGGTCAAGTCATCGTCGAGTGA
- a CDS encoding NAD(P)-dependent oxidoreductase, with protein MSQTTTRERILITGASGCVGQYTTSWLLENSDAELLLWLRDPSKLTAVSANHPRIQLLVGDLREADRFASELASVQRVIHTATAWGDPERAQQVNVVAVKRMLSLLNPSLIEQITYFSTASILDQHLQPLTEALAYGTEYIQTKAQCLQDLEQHPLAKKIVAVFPTLVFGGRVDGSSPFPTSYLTEGLAEASKWLWLARFLRADASFHFIHAADIAAICGHLATHPHQRNREPGQGAVRRIVMGQQAISVNEAVASLCRWRGIRRTPGIPLWPWLIETLIRVLPIEVNAWDRFSIRQRHFIHEPVTQPERFGEKSHAADLEAVLQDSGLPRRGSP; from the coding sequence TTGAGTCAGACCACCACTCGGGAGCGCATTCTGATCACCGGCGCCAGCGGCTGCGTCGGTCAATACACCACCTCATGGCTGCTGGAGAACAGCGACGCCGAGCTGCTGCTCTGGCTGCGTGATCCCAGCAAACTCACTGCGGTTTCCGCGAATCATCCGCGGATCCAACTGCTGGTGGGCGACCTTCGCGAGGCCGATCGTTTCGCCTCAGAACTGGCCAGCGTGCAGCGCGTGATCCACACAGCCACAGCCTGGGGTGATCCCGAGCGCGCCCAGCAGGTGAATGTGGTGGCAGTGAAGCGAATGCTGTCACTGCTCAATCCATCCTTGATCGAGCAGATCACCTATTTCTCGACAGCCAGCATCCTGGATCAACATCTGCAGCCCCTGACCGAAGCGCTGGCTTACGGCACTGAATACATCCAGACCAAGGCCCAGTGCCTGCAAGATCTGGAGCAGCATCCTCTGGCCAAAAAAATCGTTGCCGTCTTCCCCACCCTGGTGTTCGGAGGCCGGGTCGACGGCAGCAGCCCTTTTCCCACCAGCTACCTCACCGAAGGTCTTGCGGAGGCCAGCAAATGGCTCTGGCTGGCTCGATTTCTTCGGGCCGATGCCAGTTTCCACTTCATCCATGCAGCAGACATCGCTGCGATTTGTGGCCATCTCGCCACCCACCCCCATCAACGCAACCGGGAACCCGGCCAGGGCGCTGTCCGCAGGATTGTGATGGGACAGCAGGCCATCAGCGTGAACGAAGCAGTGGCCAGCCTCTGCCGCTGGCGGGGAATTCGACGAACCCCTGGCATCCCTCTCTGGCCCTGGTTGATCGAAACGTTGATCCGGGTGTTGCCGATCGAAGTCAATGCCTGGGATCGCTTCTCCATTCGTCAGCGCCATTTCATCCATGAGCCCGTGACCCAGCCGGAGCGTTTTGGAGAAAAAAGCCATGCGGCAGACCTAGAGGCGGTCCTGCAGGATTCAGGTTTACCGAGGCGAGGATCACCCTAA
- the hemE gene encoding uroporphyrinogen decarboxylase — protein MSDSLPLLLRAARGEAVERPPVWMMRQAGRYMKIYRDLRDQYPSFRERSENPDLSYEISMQPFRAFKPDGVILFSDILTPLPGMGIDFDIVESKGPQIGDPIRNIDQVNALRPLIPSESMPFVGEVLGRLRESVGNQAAVLGFVGAPWTLAAYVVEGKSSKNYAVIKAMAFREPELLHKLLDHFAESIANYLRYQIDSGAQVVQMFDSWAGQLSPADYDVFAAPYQKKVVDLVKQTHPDTPFILYISGSAGVIERMAQTGVDIISLDWTVDMAEACARLPEHIGVQGNVDPGLLFGTPQAIEARIDDCVRKARGRRHILNLGHGILPGTPEENGAAFFTAGKSVMDRVGALA, from the coding sequence ATGAGCGACTCTCTGCCTCTGTTACTGCGTGCAGCCCGCGGTGAAGCGGTGGAGCGTCCTCCGGTCTGGATGATGCGCCAGGCCGGTCGTTACATGAAGATCTACCGCGACCTGAGGGATCAGTACCCGAGTTTTCGCGAGCGTTCCGAGAACCCCGATCTCTCCTATGAGATCTCGATGCAGCCGTTCAGGGCCTTCAAGCCGGACGGCGTGATCTTGTTCTCCGACATCCTCACGCCTCTCCCCGGCATGGGCATCGACTTCGACATCGTCGAGAGCAAAGGTCCCCAGATCGGTGATCCGATCCGCAACATCGACCAAGTCAATGCTCTGCGTCCTCTGATTCCAAGCGAATCCATGCCCTTCGTGGGCGAAGTACTGGGTCGTTTGCGCGAAAGCGTCGGCAATCAGGCTGCTGTGCTGGGTTTCGTTGGCGCTCCCTGGACCCTGGCTGCGTACGTGGTGGAGGGCAAAAGCAGCAAGAACTATGCGGTGATCAAGGCCATGGCCTTCCGAGAGCCGGAACTGCTCCACAAACTGCTCGACCATTTCGCCGAGTCCATTGCCAACTACCTGCGCTATCAGATCGATTCCGGGGCACAGGTCGTGCAGATGTTCGACTCCTGGGCCGGGCAACTCAGCCCAGCCGACTACGACGTCTTCGCAGCCCCCTACCAGAAAAAGGTGGTCGACCTGGTCAAGCAGACCCATCCCGACACCCCATTCATCCTCTACATCTCCGGCAGCGCCGGGGTGATTGAACGCATGGCCCAGACCGGCGTGGACATCATCTCTCTCGACTGGACCGTGGACATGGCCGAGGCCTGTGCACGCCTGCCTGAACACATCGGGGTGCAGGGCAATGTTGATCCCGGCTTGCTGTTCGGAACCCCGCAGGCCATCGAAGCCCGAATCGATGACTGCGTTCGCAAGGCCCGTGGCCGTCGCCACATCCTCAACCTCGGCCATGGAATCCTCCCCGGCACGCCTGAGGAGAATGGAGCTGCCTTCTTCACCGCCGGCAAGAGCGTGATGGACAGGGTCGGGGCTCTCGCTTGA
- the glgB gene encoding 1,4-alpha-glucan branching protein GlgB — protein MTITVQDWMVEDAQRLAECRHDYPFSVLGPQSQNNGGWVIRVWMPEASHVTLLITGEEIAMATPHHPWIFEAEVDHNPGSAYRVRVNRGGITHEQHDPWAFRQEWMGEMDRHLFAEGNHHHIWRRMGAHRCDQDGVQGVMFCLWAPNARSVSVIGNLNSWDGRQHPMQLRLGGIWELFVPGLAEGELYKYEIRTQDGHCYQKADPYGFQHEVRPATSSLVSHLDGFNWTDSSWMQTRDSSNVLDQPISVYEMHLGSWIHASAEEPFIEADGSARTPVPAADLKPGARLLTYPELADRLIPYVKERGFTHIELMPITEHPFDGSWGYQVTGWYAPTSRYGTPDEFRAFVDRCHSEGIGVIIDWVPGHFPRDSHGLAFFDGCHLYEHADPRIGEHKEWGTLIFNYSRNEVRNFLVANLVFWFDQFHIDGIRVDAVASMLYRDYLRPDGEWLPNENGGRENTEAVRFLQQANHVLFQHFPGALSIAEESTTWPMVTQPTDIGGLGFNLKWNMGWMHDMLDYFELDPWFRQFHQNNITFSIWYTYTENFMLALSHDEVVHGKSHLLHKMPGDDWQKYANTRALLAYMWTHPGKKTIFMGMEFGQRSEWNVWGDLQWDLLNHEPHQGLQLLVGDLNALYKAEPALWRDDFDQFGFQWIDCNDNRHSVISFMRRESSSGTWLVVVANFTPQSHSHYRVGVPLSGFYEEIFNTDASKYGGSNLGNMGGKPTDEWGIHGYDNSLDLCLPPLSLMVFRHDPRRSLSALQQSKSD, from the coding sequence ATGACCATCACTGTGCAGGACTGGATGGTTGAGGACGCCCAGCGACTGGCGGAGTGTCGTCACGACTACCCCTTCTCCGTTCTCGGCCCTCAATCGCAGAACAACGGTGGCTGGGTGATCCGTGTCTGGATGCCCGAAGCCAGCCACGTGACTCTTCTGATCACTGGAGAGGAGATCGCCATGGCAACTCCCCACCATCCCTGGATCTTCGAAGCAGAGGTCGATCACAACCCAGGCAGTGCCTACAGGGTCCGCGTCAACCGTGGAGGGATCACCCATGAACAGCACGATCCCTGGGCTTTCCGTCAGGAATGGATGGGCGAAATGGACCGCCATCTGTTCGCGGAGGGCAATCACCATCACATCTGGCGGCGCATGGGTGCCCATCGCTGCGATCAGGACGGAGTCCAGGGGGTGATGTTCTGCCTGTGGGCTCCCAACGCACGCAGCGTCAGCGTGATCGGCAACCTCAACAGCTGGGATGGACGCCAGCACCCCATGCAACTGCGCCTGGGAGGGATCTGGGAGCTATTCGTCCCCGGACTGGCTGAAGGAGAGCTCTACAAATACGAAATCCGTACTCAGGACGGCCACTGCTATCAGAAGGCCGATCCCTATGGCTTCCAGCACGAAGTGCGTCCGGCCACAAGCTCGCTCGTGAGCCATCTCGATGGTTTCAACTGGACCGACAGCAGCTGGATGCAGACGAGAGACAGCAGCAATGTGCTGGACCAGCCGATCTCTGTGTATGAGATGCACCTTGGCAGCTGGATTCATGCCTCCGCGGAAGAGCCTTTCATCGAGGCCGATGGCAGCGCACGGACGCCTGTTCCCGCAGCAGATCTCAAGCCAGGCGCACGCCTGCTCACCTATCCGGAACTGGCTGATCGGCTGATTCCGTACGTCAAGGAGAGGGGCTTCACGCACATCGAACTGATGCCGATCACCGAGCATCCGTTTGATGGCTCCTGGGGCTACCAGGTCACTGGCTGGTATGCCCCGACCAGCCGTTACGGAACCCCGGATGAATTCCGGGCTTTCGTTGACCGCTGCCACTCCGAGGGCATCGGCGTGATCATCGACTGGGTGCCAGGTCACTTTCCCCGTGACAGTCACGGTCTGGCCTTTTTTGATGGCTGCCACCTGTATGAGCATGCCGATCCACGCATCGGCGAGCACAAGGAATGGGGCACGCTGATCTTCAACTACAGCCGCAACGAAGTGCGCAACTTCCTTGTGGCCAACCTGGTGTTCTGGTTTGACCAGTTCCACATCGATGGCATTCGCGTGGATGCGGTGGCTTCAATGCTTTACCGCGACTACCTGCGGCCGGACGGCGAGTGGCTCCCCAACGAAAACGGCGGCCGTGAAAACACTGAAGCGGTGCGTTTTCTTCAGCAGGCCAATCATGTGCTCTTCCAGCATTTCCCTGGAGCACTGTCGATCGCGGAAGAATCCACCACCTGGCCGATGGTGACCCAACCCACCGACATTGGCGGGCTTGGCTTCAACCTGAAATGGAACATGGGGTGGATGCACGACATGCTCGATTACTTCGAGCTTGATCCCTGGTTCCGTCAGTTTCATCAGAACAACATCACCTTCTCGATCTGGTACACCTACACCGAGAATTTCATGCTGGCCCTGAGCCACGATGAAGTGGTGCACGGCAAGAGTCATCTCCTGCACAAGATGCCTGGGGACGACTGGCAGAAATACGCCAATACGCGTGCTCTTCTGGCCTACATGTGGACTCACCCAGGCAAGAAAACCATCTTCATGGGAATGGAGTTCGGTCAGCGATCCGAATGGAACGTGTGGGGCGATCTGCAATGGGACCTGCTGAACCACGAACCACATCAGGGTCTTCAGCTCCTTGTGGGTGATCTCAATGCTCTCTACAAGGCGGAACCTGCTTTATGGAGGGATGACTTCGATCAGTTCGGCTTCCAATGGATCGACTGCAACGACAATCGCCATTCCGTGATCAGCTTCATGCGCAGGGAAAGCAGCAGTGGAACCTGGCTTGTGGTGGTCGCCAATTTCACTCCTCAGAGCCATTCCCACTACAGAGTTGGCGTGCCGCTGTCGGGCTTCTATGAGGAGATCTTCAACACCGATGCCTCCAAATACGGCGGCAGCAATCTGGGCAACATGGGCGGCAAACCCACCGATGAATGGGGCATTCACGGCTATGACAACTCTCTCGACCTCTGCCTGCCACCGTTGAGTCTGATGGTGTTCAGACACGATCCCAGACGCAGCCTGAGCGCTCTTCAACAATCCAAGAGCGACTGA
- a CDS encoding DUF3887 domain-containing protein: protein MKFTSCLLAAAMATCTVEMIPAASVRADVGVAQALNAPRTNLTPSQAKAAASKLLKSIQTKNAQGIYELLATPLKSATSVEAISQRLQSAPLIESFRVGAINPGLDDTTVETVAITNSGTRELPLLLVLDDDGQLLAWKWVDTMLPIEQTALNFVKDLDAGRWVAARYYLDLDFQREISPADLKRKWSKLERVLGGVKSIKSSLAASSSSEQQLVLVTIEFGNMTDNLFVVFNRQGRIINVDFSADLV from the coding sequence GTGAAGTTCACCTCCTGTCTTCTGGCCGCTGCCATGGCCACCTGCACTGTGGAGATGATCCCTGCGGCGAGCGTGCGAGCCGACGTTGGGGTTGCACAGGCCCTCAATGCGCCGCGGACCAATCTCACCCCAAGCCAAGCCAAAGCGGCCGCCAGCAAACTTCTCAAATCGATCCAGACAAAGAACGCCCAGGGCATCTACGAGCTGCTGGCGACGCCACTGAAGTCAGCCACCAGCGTGGAAGCCATTAGCCAGCGCCTGCAAAGCGCACCCTTGATCGAGTCTTTCCGGGTGGGCGCAATCAACCCGGGGCTTGACGACACGACCGTGGAAACGGTGGCGATCACCAACAGTGGCACCCGTGAACTGCCACTTCTCCTGGTTCTCGATGACGACGGACAACTGCTGGCCTGGAAGTGGGTCGACACGATGCTCCCCATCGAGCAGACCGCACTGAACTTTGTGAAGGATCTAGATGCCGGTCGTTGGGTCGCAGCCCGCTATTACCTGGACCTCGACTTTCAGAGGGAGATCTCCCCAGCTGACCTCAAACGCAAGTGGTCGAAGCTGGAGCGGGTTCTCGGGGGCGTGAAGAGCATCAAAAGCTCACTTGCAGCCTCAAGCAGCAGTGAGCAGCAGCTGGTGCTGGTCACGATCGAATTCGGCAACATGACCGACAACCTCTTCGTGGTCTTCAACCGCCAGGGGCGGATCATCAACGTCGACTTCTCAGCAGATCTGGTCTGA
- a CDS encoding CocE/NonD family hydrolase → MFADASLITRDGVELVSRLWRPRGDGPWPALLMRQPYGRSIASTVTLPHPDWWCSHGFVVVVQDVRGQGDSGGCFRGFAQEAQDTEDTLTWLRQRPEVNGRIGMYGFSYQGVTQLLAPVDCQPPDCLAPAMCGLNERDHWSCDGNAHWWHLGLGWGLQLASLQARRRGDHQAWDEMRRSLEDGNYLREGIAMLERHDPEGMALRWLRQNPERESDWIQHSMPHRWLQLPMLLLGGWWDPHLRGVIALAEHARAAGGRPELHIGPATHLQWWPESSALLLNFFQRHLITSLSDSAPLQSADDIVIRLWDQVSESWSGPNDLNPASITASSMGSAQTTDQKRWHLCSRGLACLDPEEGQILGTAPDHAGGVMIVHDPWRPVPAIGGHLSPSAGPCDRASLDRRSDVAVFTGAPLESALALNGTPKLKLRVCADQPGFDLCVALSRLPLGTNTVQQLSTGMLRVRGQGALELSARELDLQPLHATLEPGDRLRLSIAGAAWPAIGINPGQPGMACSAPSADCRVISIELHLEIAQLWMLPLLAPQHLGTPAD, encoded by the coding sequence ATGTTCGCTGATGCGTCACTGATCACCCGCGACGGCGTTGAGCTCGTCTCGCGGTTGTGGCGCCCCCGCGGAGATGGACCCTGGCCTGCACTGTTGATGCGACAGCCCTATGGCAGGTCCATCGCATCGACAGTCACGCTTCCTCACCCCGATTGGTGGTGCAGTCACGGTTTTGTTGTCGTGGTCCAGGATGTGCGCGGTCAGGGAGACTCGGGAGGATGCTTCCGAGGATTCGCCCAGGAAGCGCAGGACACAGAGGACACCTTGACCTGGCTGAGGCAGAGACCGGAGGTCAATGGTCGTATCGGCATGTACGGCTTCTCCTATCAAGGTGTGACCCAACTGCTGGCGCCTGTGGACTGCCAGCCGCCTGACTGCCTGGCACCGGCGATGTGCGGCCTGAACGAACGCGATCACTGGAGCTGCGATGGCAACGCCCACTGGTGGCACCTGGGACTGGGCTGGGGATTGCAGCTGGCGAGTCTCCAGGCCAGAAGACGGGGGGATCATCAGGCCTGGGACGAGATGCGACGCAGCCTTGAGGACGGCAACTATCTGCGTGAAGGCATCGCGATGCTTGAACGCCATGATCCCGAAGGCATGGCCCTGCGCTGGCTCAGGCAAAACCCCGAAAGGGAGAGCGACTGGATCCAACATTCCATGCCGCATCGATGGCTGCAGCTACCCATGCTGTTACTGGGCGGATGGTGGGATCCCCATCTCCGCGGCGTGATTGCTCTTGCGGAACATGCCAGGGCGGCGGGAGGTCGACCTGAACTCCATATCGGCCCAGCCACCCACCTGCAGTGGTGGCCAGAGAGCAGCGCACTGCTGCTGAACTTCTTCCAGCGGCATCTGATCACCTCTCTCAGCGACTCCGCACCTCTGCAAAGTGCGGATGACATTGTTATCCGGCTGTGGGACCAGGTCAGCGAAAGCTGGAGCGGACCGAACGATCTGAACCCAGCATCGATCACAGCCTCATCCATGGGTTCAGCACAAACGACGGATCAGAAGCGCTGGCACCTCTGCAGTCGAGGCCTCGCCTGTCTTGACCCCGAAGAAGGACAGATCCTTGGCACAGCCCCTGACCATGCTGGTGGGGTGATGATCGTGCATGACCCATGGCGGCCTGTGCCCGCCATCGGCGGGCACCTCAGCCCCAGCGCAGGCCCCTGCGATCGGGCATCCCTTGACCGTCGAAGTGATGTAGCGGTGTTCACCGGAGCACCCCTGGAAAGCGCCCTCGCTCTGAATGGAACGCCGAAGCTGAAGCTTCGCGTCTGCGCCGACCAGCCTGGATTCGATCTGTGCGTGGCACTGTCGCGATTGCCGCTGGGCACGAACACGGTGCAACAGCTTTCAACGGGGATGTTGAGAGTTCGCGGACAGGGAGCCCTCGAGCTCAGTGCGCGGGAGCTGGACCTTCAGCCTCTGCATGCCACGCTCGAGCCCGGCGACCGGCTGCGCCTGTCGATTGCAGGAGCCGCCTGGCCCGCCATTGGCATCAATCCTGGGCAACCGGGCATGGCCTGCAGTGCACCCAGTGCCGATTGCCGCGTGATCAGCATCGAGTTGCACCTTGAGATAGCTCAGTTGTGGATGCTGCCTCTGCTGGCGCCCCAACACCTGGGAACTCCGGCAGACTGA
- a CDS encoding DUF4332 domain-containing protein, whose translation MRPEDPLQDLPQGLRDEQKQLLASGITTWGQLQALDALQISRLAASGRASARNLRRLQGMADLACALDLAPQDAALLMHAGLATVTAIAGASPQDLLTRTGRLERQLRSGRPPVVDLVLARRWIKRARERQNTN comes from the coding sequence ATGAGACCCGAGGATCCTCTGCAGGACCTGCCCCAGGGCCTGCGCGATGAACAGAAACAGCTTCTTGCCTCGGGCATTACCACCTGGGGGCAGCTGCAGGCTCTCGATGCGCTGCAGATCAGTCGACTGGCCGCCAGCGGACGGGCATCAGCACGCAACCTCAGAAGGCTGCAAGGCATGGCCGATCTCGCCTGCGCGTTGGACCTGGCTCCCCAGGATGCTGCCCTGCTGATGCATGCAGGACTGGCCACCGTGACAGCGATTGCTGGCGCTTCCCCTCAGGACTTGCTCACCCGAACCGGACGGCTTGAACGTCAGCTGCGCAGCGGGCGCCCCCCGGTTGTGGATCTGGTCCTGGCACGACGCTGGATCAAGCGTGCCAGGGAGAGGCAAAACACGAACTGA
- a CDS encoding Ycf51 family protein: MPLEELLSTSSIWLAKGGVALFGLTLIAFIARWEIRFRLVGVSSFTLLLSASCWAFGLSYTPSVSVEGALRAPIVFDNGDDLVVAQAQADFPDEAIEPTLQQLAGNVRPGGRNSPKVTVRLRQLQPAGAGASRSVVLGETVRDFRAG, from the coding sequence ATGCCACTTGAGGAATTGCTCTCCACCTCCAGCATCTGGCTCGCCAAGGGAGGGGTGGCGCTGTTCGGCTTGACCCTGATCGCTTTCATCGCCCGCTGGGAGATCCGTTTCCGGCTGGTAGGAGTGAGCAGCTTCACGCTGCTGTTGTCGGCAAGCTGCTGGGCATTCGGTCTCAGCTACACACCCAGCGTCAGCGTGGAGGGTGCACTGCGGGCACCAATCGTTTTTGACAATGGTGATGACCTGGTTGTGGCTCAGGCCCAGGCCGATTTTCCAGATGAAGCGATCGAACCGACCCTGCAGCAATTGGCAGGGAATGTGCGACCAGGCGGCCGCAACAGCCCGAAGGTGACCGTTCGCCTGCGTCAGCTTCAGCCCGCAGGTGCAGGCGCTTCCCGATCGGTGGTTCTGGGTGAAACCGTGCGCGACTTCCGAGCCGGATGA